In the Platichthys flesus chromosome 14, fPlaFle2.1, whole genome shotgun sequence genome, aattgGGAAATTATTAAAAAGATAATTTCTGTAAATTCAGCAACTTGTAGACTTGcgtaaatcattatttttttcttttgtcattctTTGTCCCTGACAAGCTAAAAGCTGCAAATGACCAAAAACCTTTACTCACGTCTGGACTGTGCATTCTAAATGCATTTTCGTCTGAACAGTGACGATGCAAAAATataatgtgttttctaaataaGATTGTTTTACTCTTGTGTCCTAGTGAGAGGAGACAAAGTGGAGGTGTCATTTCCCGGTCGCTCTCTGATGCACTGTGAGTTGACGGCGGAGACGTGGGAGCTGCTGTGGGAGCTCCGCACCTCCGTCCAGACCATGCTCTACCGAAATCTCAGCAATCCCAGCAACGCAATCACCAACTCTTCTCAAGATGGAAAGCTCATATCGTTGCTCGTCGGGCTGCTCAACAACACAGACTCAAGCTCTTTACCTCGGCATCACTACAGCGACAGTGAGGTGGATTGAAGACTATGAGCTTTGTACACTTGTACATCGGCTCCTCTGACTGGTACAGAGGAAGGATCATggcttcttttgtttgtttttgtttaaatgtccaAGTACTTTAGCTTAATGTGCTGAACTGTGGGATGTCCTCTGCTTCTTGAGGTAAAATATCAACTTGAACTGACGTGGGAGGAATCCATGGGTTTGGATGTTGGACCTAATTGttcattaatttaattgttCAGCAAATAAATTGAAAAGCAGTGGTTGTATTTTTATCTAACTAATAAAGACATTGTCTGGCCAGAGGTTATTCAAAATGACTGAagtaaatatcatatttattgtaataaatattcaaatgtcaACATGAGGAAAAACTGTTGGATTCTTTTTATTGTCTACATGGAATCTTTCAACTGTTAAAGTGTTTATTTACTTAAGAGAAATCTTCCATgaactgtgtgtggaagcttgTCAGACGTTTTAGTACCTCCTCCATGATGTCCTCAGGCGTCATGATGCAAAATCTGCAGAAAGAACACAGGGTTACAGGCCTGAGGTGTAAAATGTTCCAACAAATATATTGAACTCCTCTTTGAAACAGTCCACTTTAACTTTATGTAATGATGCATTTACACATACGATTAAACTACAGTTTTATACCTGATGTGGAAGGTGCCTTCCTCTTGTCCATACTCACAACCCGGACTGACCATCACACCAGCCTCCTCTAGGAGCCTGGTGCAGTAGAACGTGTCTGGCTTCAATCCCACTTCCTAAAATATGGAAGAGTATCACATTTGATCACAGATATGTGACAAATTAATTACATGGCTCTGGTTTTGTAGTGCATTCTGTAAGATTGTATTGGAACCTTTGCTTTCTGAATGGCTTTAGGTGGAAGATGAATTCTGGGGAAAACAAATATTCCTGCCTCCACTGGCTGGCAGCAGAAACCCGGCAGACTGTTTAAAACCGCACGTGCTTTCTTCACATTATGAACCAGCGCGGTCCTGATGTGTTGTTTCTCCTGCAGAACGGGGAGTTGTAGGCAAGAACAGAAACATTAATTATTAGtaattttcaaaagaaaatcgGGCAATTAAACATCCTGCTAAATAGTACAGTAATCTCTGTGCTCACCTCATCATACAGAGGGTATGATGGATCTCCTGGTTGTGGAGGGTTAACCATCAGATCCAGCGCCATCTGACCCAGCACTGGTGCACAGCTGTCTTTGGAGAATATCTTGTAGATGTATATCATAACAGCAGGGTCCAGATTTACCAGCTCCACATATCCACCACGTAGACCGCACCTGGTGACACAAATCCAAATAGAGATGAAACAGTGCAGAtgtgaaaacttttattttacataaatagAATAATGGTTTTTCTTTTGATCTATTTATGATAAAGTTTATGGGTAAActgttaaataaacacataacatttatttatttgtcataagCGTTTCACAACATCATCCAGTGGAATTTAGAAATTGTTCAAATATTTACATCGGCTGATGCAACTCGATCAGAAAGTGTTTACTTCCAAATATCAATATCTTCTTCTGCCCTCAAAAATCTGTATATTTAGGGATTCTAGTTGTAATTGCTGACAAACACTACATTAATGCACACTTACACTTTTTATGCTGCATACCACAGCAAAGttataaaagtatttattaaataattagGTGAAATCAGAGGCTTAATATAATTGCACGCCTtcccatcttcatcatcctctgaACCTGATGGTGAGATTGTTTTCTCAACTCAAGAATGACCTTTGCTCATAGTTTTGTGATGATCACacgcagtgttgtgcatgaacgtacgcaaaaagaacgcgttcattgaacacgctcacttttatgagaacgatgaactgaacgcaacttaatgacacaaaatgaatttgaacggtgaacacgttcatattgtagcgtccttgtgtatagacgacaggaaacttctctctttatgtgtaactttattaaagtcaaaCGAACACGACACACTCCTTGTTCGTAACTCTGACACTCCTACCCAATAAATCTTTTCTACTGTAAACAGATGCTCACCCAgccgcctgactgttcacagagggagccatccaggaggatgttttatattatgcctgtccacggagccacgggtggtgacatcagcaaataCCCTTCTCTTtgtggacaactttagttaatcacaagctgcacaaaccaagctagagccgCAGAGGAAccctgcagccagcagggggcagtactggtttattctctaacaataggttttaaagtatgttaaatcatccagtatctaaaatcaaaaaaaaaatgtctgtcaaaaatatgtaataaagtatatattttctctgaagtgttaatcaaaagcagcataaaatagGGATAGGGATagcatagagacacacacacgataatttgtccatcttatTATAGTGCTTTGTTCCTTCAAGCAACTATCAGGCTGTATGGCCTAGGCGGTAAAGTGTCCGTCCTTCAAACCGAAGACCCGGGTTCGAATCCAACCCTGTGCGCTTAAAGCTGAGGTCCTAAAATTGACAGAATTTCTCCTATTAAATGCAAAATATCTAACactatgtaaaataaaattaattatatatagaaacataaaaaaatgtaaaaatttaattaaaaaaaaaaaactgcgcgcgcaattcctgcgcaatgggcttctgcgcaggatgtgcgcagtgggcttctgcgcagtagacttctgcgcaggatgtgcgcaatggacttctgcgcaggatgtgcgcaatggacttctgcgcaggatgtgcgcaatggacttctgcgcagaatgtgcgcagtagacttctgcgcagaatgtgcgcagtggacttctgcgcaggatgtgcgcaatggacttctgcgcagaatgtgcgcagtaggcttctgcgcaggatgtgcgcaatggacttctgcgcagaatgtgcgcaatgggcttctgcgcagaatgtgcgcagtagacttctgcgcaggatgtgcgcagtagacttctgcgcaggatgtgcgcaatggacttctgcgcagaatgtgcgcaatgggcttctgcgcagaatgtgcgcagtagacttctgcgcaggatgtgcgcaatggacttctgcgcagaatgtgcgcagtagacttctgcgcagaatgtgcgcagtagtcttctgcgcagaatctgcgcgcgcagttttttaatttttttaatttttttaatttaatttaatttaattcaatttaattttttttccccatttaataaaaaaaaaaaaaaaattccatttaattttgttatattgaatttttcatcatcataatttctccgcgctggtttaggggtaaatgatgctgttctgcacaggtgactgacctacgcaaaaGCCTGTAGCCCacagaagatgtgtgtgtgtgtttggcggCGGCGCTTCCGGGTTCTTCCtgcactacgctgccggtgcgaacagccagagtatttaacatgggcgaggaaaggacgccgaccgcttttcgcagcgcttctacctccggttcgtccccggggttagaggatgacggTGTGACggtaatgtattgttttaaattgcatgtaTCACGTCATGATAAGTCTCCTGTGTCGCCTgcaccaggagccgcccctgtcactggttatcttggctcgctgtctggccggtaaccagccgtccggaccgctccgtgaagaaggaggaggagatgttttctCGGACAGCAGGAGCGACACTCGCAACTCCTCTTgctggtccgtcacttctcgttacacacacacacacttttggcatattttcccacaatacccaggggcactacgtcacacactacaaactttccttaaaggggcaggccatacctgcaacacaacagctctcgagctcatatacagatggcaagagaaagcagagacgcagacttagcgactacatccgagatccgatgccgcttattattatctgagggatttttacacacggTCTGAAAAACATTCCGACAGTAAATTCAAGGGGttgtgatggataaggttttcttcaacaagtctttcattctcactttccaccttaaaactatgaaatgaactgaactatgaactagttcagaatttaaatggtgaactatgaacgtgaactattcatgtttacttgtatgaactgaactttgaactagttcaatAGAgatgtgaacttgcacaacactgatcaCACGACACAAAGTAACTCACTCACTCTCCCATGTAGCCTTTGGACGCTGAGTGGAAGGAAGCCAGCTCCACTGTGTCTGAAAGAGGAGGCCCCATCTCCGCCAGGACCCTCTTATAGGAGACAAACTCACTGTTCTCCCCGTAAACACATTCCTGATAAACCTGTGGAAAGCAGACAGTCTCACTTTACTGTGCACCTGTATTTACTGACTGTATGAATTTGTCCATTTTGCTCGGATAGATGATAACACTTTTAAAACATCCACCTCATCAGCCAGAAGGAAGAGTCTCTTCTCTGAAACAAATCGGATCACCTCCTGCATGGATTTCCTGCTTTGGATGTGACCTACAGgtaaacacaggaaaacaacaatGGGATACTGATTATATTAGTATGAATACACTAGGATGATCTCCATTCTGTTTTATTACCTGATGGATTTCCAGGGTTGATGACGTACAGAGCCACAGGATTACACACTCCCTTGGCAGCCTCCAGTGATcgtttcagctcctccacctgcagctcccAGCCCTGCCGCTCACTCAGGTAATAGGGAACAATGACGGCTCCCAGTCCCTCTAAGGACAATGTGGTTGTGCTGTGACACGGCACTGGAGTCAAAACGCCGGTTCTGGTAGAAGCCTCGCTGTTCACCAGGATCTTGAGCATATTCTTGTAGGCACAGGAAAAAACTGGGTGAGCATGAAGATCGTGATAATTTACAAGAGAGAGGagattgttttaataatatatgTAATAAAAATATTGGTTGTTACATTGAGCGCCCACTGTGAGCCTGGGCTGATGTATATGTTTTCAGAGGGGGACGGAGCCCCACCATCTCGTCTGGTTATGAACTCAGAGACTCTCTGGACTATTTCTGGAATCCCTCTTGTCGCTGTATAGGAACCTGTAGAAATAACACAGATTGTGATGAACTGTCACAAAATAgacttataaaaaaaagttgtgatGAGACTGCAGCATATATAAAATGACGGTCAAACACTTGTCTGTAATAGGTCCCTAGAAGCTCATAGCGTTGTGTGGTTTGTAATTTGCACCTCAGGGTCACTGTGCAATAACACAAATTTAAAATTCATTATGCGTTTGAATAAAATCTCATTAGTGGTGTTCAAAACATTGAAAAATTATGTTTCTGATAACTTCAGTACTGCATTACTACATTCGACCCGTACCCTTACCTACACTCCCTCCAGAGCATTCCTGAAGCAGCCTCTGGGCCCTCTGTCTGACGTCCACAGGCAGTTTGTCACTGTTCACAAGCTGAGGGTAAAGACACGCTGCGAGAACCTGCACAAGATGAGAACACATCAGAGAAAGACGGAGGTTATAAGGTCAGATGGAAACACAGCTTAAAAGTGCAGCCTGTGAAGGTCACTGATTACCTGTCGGACAAACGACAGAGGTTTGACTCCTGCGCTGTGCGGGTCGCCCCAGCAGACATCTATCACTTCCTTGTATGGTTTTCTCACTCCCTGTTAACAAAGCGGGGATTCCATGTATGTATGTAacacattttggaaaaaatTTACCGTAGCTACCATATATCAGAGATTATTATAGTACTATATAACGTATTGACCTGTTTGAGCTCTTCCCTGATCCGGATTGCTTGTCTTGCCAGGACTGCGTACTCCAACTGCCTCATCTGCTTCAAATTTGGACTCATCTCCTGCAGCACGGACATCTCTGTTTGTGGAAGACCAGTCATAGAATCCAGACCACACTAACGAGAACATATAAAGATGGGACCAGTGTGCAATATGTCAGTTATTTACAGACTTTTGAGAAATCTTCTCCTGAGAGTCTGCTGTTTTATGTTATTGATTAACCATATTTTCCATAGATGATAAAAACCCTTTAATAAACAACTTTTTAGTTGAAACTCAGCTCAGTCCAATTCAAACCATTCcagaagcagctaaatggaatctTTAGGGCCCGACCACTGACAGGCCCTGACAGTGAGTCCCTATttaaattgtaaggattattagtAGCTTAGTAAGTTTTGGTGGGGTCTCAGATCAgaaggtgcacacacacacatacacattgtgGGTGCCACTATAGGTGCCATTAAAAAGTAAAgcatttattttcacaaaaagcTGGagggcttttaatttgaaaagcatACAAGGAAGCAACCTATAACAGtgaatttgataaaaaataaaggcATATTTATAAGGCTGCTTCAAATAAATTCATACAGTTAAAACTCCTTTCTATGACAAAATAATACGGTTTATATGTTGTTCGATGGTTTTGATATGAATACATAGTAAATATTTAGTaatgtaattttatattttgagtACTTCCGTGTTTATAACATATCTGTTGAGTTGGATTTTTCACAGTGACGTTTCTTTCCGGACAAAAATAAGAGACGGACTCctgcacttcctgttgtgtgaGTGTAGCTCGGTGCTCAGCTCGGGCAGAAATGGAAGAATTTGCGCGGCGAGGAGAAACACGCAACCTGCCCGCGAAGCAACGCGCCCTCCCCGAGCACCGGTGGACCGACTAGACCGCACCCAAGCAGCGGGCAGCAGTCCCACCCGCCGCGGGGCTTCAGTCACCCCCACCCCGCCTCTGGTGTCAGCGACATGGCTCTCAGCTCGGGCGGCTGGGCTCCTCCAGCCCCGGTGcctgcctcctcctcgtcccAGCAGGCTGCCTGCGGCGGGCCTGCGCCGACCGCCTGCTGCACCACCGTGCTGATGTCCGTCCGGGTGTCGGTGTGCCACTCCGGGATCCGGCCGCTGTGCCTCCCCGGGGCGGGCAGCGAGACCCTGCGCCTCCAGCTCAGCATGGACCCGAGCCGGGCCGGAGAGTTCCGACTGGCGCTGCGAGACACGAGCGGAAACCGCAGTGTGGTGAGAGCCCGTTCacctgtgcagcagcagagcagcctcCATGTTAGTGAGGAGCcacatattgtattttatatccACACTGGCCCGTACACAGCCTCTCGTGGAGCAGTCAGCCACAGACACGCAGCTCCACAGACTCACATTCAGGCTTTAAATCACATTAGATCTCCTCCACTTTGTGTGTTCTTTGAGGACTCGCTGTCAGACATTCAGCTGAACCTTAACTTCTGTCCACTGTTCTCCTCTCAGTAGCTCAGATTAGCTCCTAACGAGTTTATACACGTTCTATAACCTGCAGCTTTATATTATCTCTGAGTTACAAAGTGCCCGAGTTCAGAGCGCTTTTAGTTTCACTTTCGATTCCTCGCTTCCCATCAACACCTTCACGCTTATGAGAATCATAACAGCAACATCGGGGAGGAAACCGTTCTACAGTGACTCTTTTCGGTTTCCCTGATGTCCCCACAACAAACAACCGCTTTGTTCAGCCTTGAATTTGTCCCATGTGTCATGACAGACGTGTAACACATGTACTATGACAGTCCACACTCTTGATTCGTGTCAGAAGTCTCTGTAAAAGTCCCTTATAGAGTTCAACACATGATTCATCACCTTAAACATCATACCATAAGACTGGGCTTTCCACAGGGATATAAACATGATGTTATCTGGTCGTAACAGTTCAAATACAGTGCCTCTGTTACATTCTGATGCCACAGCTCCTTTAATACACACTGATCTTACTACACATTCTCTTCTACTTGATTGTCAACATGAGACTtgattaaaatggaaaagtaGGAACTAGAGAATTAGGATAGAACCTTCACTTTGTTTCACCCCGAGCAGGAGGAAATGACTCAGGGATTGGTCACATATACTTTTTACTACTACATGAATTTCCACGACATCGTTTCTTCATTAGAAATTATTTGGAAAATCTGATATGACAAATGCTATTTCTAGAGaatgtgtcctctgctgctgctgttctctgcTGAGGGGCTGGTTGGTCTCAGGCGGTAGATCAGTGCACGCACAGCAAACTCCCCCATGCATTTGATAGATGCTTATGAAACACTTATAGTCGTATAGTAACCATGTAAATTGTGATGCGCACGGTAAAACACCATCAGTTATACAAAGTGGGCAAAATTAGCTTTAATTAAGTTACCAGCTGGATGTAAAATAGTTGCTTGCTCAACAACCAGCACTTTGTGGAAAAGACCTGATaaggaaacatttttaaactatGAAACCAGACAAATGAAGGAAAGACTCTCTCAGCTTTTGGCAGCGTTATGGTATTTGTTGTGATAAACTTCCTTTTGAGTTCCTGAGTACTGACGGTaacacagaacaaaaagaaatgATTACATTCAGTTAACAATGTGCAGCAGTTAGTGTAACATGACGTTTAGCCGCCCTGCAACGGTTCAGAGGTTAATTCACCTTAATTACCACATCAGTGCACAGTTTGCTCACATGAGGCTTGAAGTTCACTTGAGGCAGCATCAACAGTGTATAATGCATGGTTTATACTTCATGGTTTATACTTCATGGTGTATACTTCATGGTGTATACTTCATGGTGTACACTTCATGGTGTACCCTTCATGGTGTACCCTTCATGGTGTACACTGCATGGTGTATACTTCATGGTTTATACTTCATGGTTTATACTTCATGGTGTATACTTCATGGTGTACACTTCATGGTGTACACTGCATGGTGTACACTGCATGGTGTATACTTCATGGTTTATACTTCATGGTTTATACTTCATGGTGTGTATACTTCATGGTGTACCCTTCATGGTGTACACTGCATGGTGTATACTTCATGGTGTATACTTCATGTTGTATACTTCATGGTGTATACTTCATGGTGTATACTTCATGGTGTACACTTCATGAAGTATACTTCATGGTGTATACTTCATGGTGTATACTTCATGGTGTATACTTCATGGTGTGTACTTCATGGTGTGTACTTCATGGTGTACACTTCATGGTGTATACTTCATGGTGTGTAATGCATGGTGTATACTTCATGGTGTATACTTCATGGTGAATACTTCATGGTATATAATGCATGCTGTGTACTTCTTGATGGGGTATACTTCATGGTGTATAGTTCATGGTGGATTGCTCATGGTGGATACTATTTACAAGCAGGTTTTACAGCATCTGATTCTTGCCTTTTACCACCGTATCTGAGTTTCTTCAGTATTTGTCTCCCTTTAAGCGCACACAGGGCTTGTTCACTATATTTTAGAGAACAAATTTACCCTGCAGTGCTGAAGAAGGTTCTTTAAAatcctgttgttttctctgtatCTCAGGGACAagttctttgttctctctcagtATCAAAGCTGATTACTGACTGTGGCCGCTTCGACCCCAGCTGTAGAGACGCATGATCACTCTTGACGTTGACCTTCTTTTGCACTCTGCCAGTCTCACCTCCTCAACTCTCGCAGTCCTTTGTTCATCGGATCCACTCTGCGCTTTGTTCCCTAAAATCTGACTTTGCCTGGAATCAACTTTTCATCTCATGCCAGACAGATTCCCTCCCTACAATCGAGATGCTTCTTGATTTGCATGGTACTGCTTTGATCCCAGTTTCTTTTAGCTTGTCTGCCTGAGCTGCCAGGCTTTTCATACACAGTCATTTCACAGTATGTAtagacatatacacacacactgtctggcAGGAGGCAAATCCCTCTTTGCTGTCTTTGTCTAACCCACAACAGACGTCAGTGCCCTAATGTTTCTCTACATTGcctcaggaaaagaaaagattatACTCGACAATCCCTTCACCTCCAATCTCCCTTATCTATGACACGTCTTTCACTGTCAGAACGAAGGTTTCACTTGCTTTCTGTAATATTGCAGGcaattatttctcttttctcactttATCGTGGCCGTGCAAAAGTGTTTCACGTTAGGAGAAAAACATTTGCTGCTTTTCCAAACCGAAGgatttgtatttcttatttgtAAATAGAAGTTAATGACATGCACCACGTTTCCTTTCTTGTGGCCTTGCAGAAATACGACGACGCCTTTTTGAGATCTGTTTATTTCTTGTTCACCCTCAGTTCATCGCCGAGTTCGACCTGCGCTCGGTGCAGTATGAGGTCAAGTCCCCTCGCTGCCATGAGATGCGACTCGAGGCTCCACCACACGACTGCATCCGCTTCAACTTCCGCTGCGACCGGGAGGCGGAGGAGTGGGCCACAGTGGTGATGTCATCACTCAGAGAGGCACACAGAGGTGAGTCGGACCGATTCTGTCTTTATTCCTCAACCTGCTGTGTCTGtgagctgttgttttttgttttccaaatgcagatgaaaacataacctgcttggtggagatggtaaaataaatacaggaataaataaataaattacagccGTATGTGAGCAGACACCATCATGGAAGTAAATTTGTCTATTTTCTTATCTTTAAAACAAAGAGACCAGGCGAATAGGATGTTCATATCATTAGTTTCTCACTGTCCGTTAAACATTTATAACACAATGCTGTGGACATTTccaaaagtaaacaaacaatttttttagtttgtctgtgtaaaccaaagagcagcagcacatttttAATAAGTAGATAATGATAATTGCTACAAATCTATCAAGGTAAATTCTTCAATAaagtttgtcaaaataaattacCAATTTAATGTCTGTAAATCACTCATGAGCCGTATATATAAAGTACTTCAGTGAAGTAAACGTAAGGAATCACtcgattgtgtgtctgtgacgtCAAGTTCTGTGGGATTAAGGTGTGTTGCTGACTCACACGTTTGGTCTTTATCAGCCAAACGCAGCCAGAACAAACGCTCCTATCGGTTGATATTGTTGTCCCTTCTCCTGTCTGACAGTTGCAAACATTAACCTGTACGACTCAGATGTCAGACAGGACCAAACGGGAGCAGCCATGGAGCAGTGGAGCGCTGCCTCGCTGCTGGTGACTGGTGAGTGTCGCCGCGTTTCTTCCCTCTCTCAACAAAACATGCTCCAAAACGGACGCCCCTGAACGCTGCCTCGTTGTTTGCAGAGGAGCTGTGCTTGGAGCTCGCCAGGGCCATCGAAGCAGGCGACACTCAAGCCGCTTCCCAGCACGTGTGCGCCCTGGCTCGACAAAAAGCGGTGCTGACGATCCAGCTGTCTGAAAAGAACTACGCAGAAGGGGAGATTAGGTGAGTGGCCTCGCGCTAAAGAGTTAGTCAGTGTAACTACGACTCATGGGTCTTCCTGGTTGTGTATTTGCAACTCACGATGCTGTATTTGTGTTGCAGTCTGTCTGTGGTTGTGGAGGATGTGTCGTCGTCCTGTTGCGTCACAGTGAAAGTGTTCCCCTACATGACGGTGGCTGCCCTCAAGCAACaggttaaaacaaacaatgaattGACAGTGAGATAAAAAACATCATATAGTTGCTTTGG is a window encoding:
- the LOC133967974 gene encoding ranBP-type and C3HC4-type zinc finger-containing protein 1-like; translated protein: MALSSGGWAPPAPVPASSSSQQAACGGPAPTACCTTVLMSVRVSVCHSGIRPLCLPGAGSETLRLQLSMDPSRAGEFRLALRDTSGNRSVFIAEFDLRSVQYEVKSPRCHEMRLEAPPHDCIRFNFRCDREAEEWATVVMSSLREAHRVANINLYDSDVRQDQTGAAMEQWSAASLLVTEELCLELARAIEAGDTQAASQHVCALARQKAVLTIQLSEKNYAEGEISLSVVVEDVSSSCCVTVKVFPYMTVAALKQQVFLEYGFHPRVQRWVIGQCLCTEPRSLASYGVQKDGDTAYLYLISARQARVTRQLFQQDLESALLAPPVPPGNGPISQDWRAYSTLPSRLPHNNQGGAGGGGGDRPADIKDVLDLENLRLSDHTNKASKTQTEWACPSCTFINKLSRPGCEICATARPDTHIQQEKGRREERGEPGLSSSS
- the LOC133967973 gene encoding alanine aminotransferase 2-like is translated as MTGLPQTEMSVLQEMSPNLKQMRQLEYAVLARQAIRIREELKQGVRKPYKEVIDVCWGDPHSAGVKPLSFVRQVLAACLYPQLVNSDKLPVDVRQRAQRLLQECSGGSVGSYTATRGIPEIVQRVSEFITRRDGGAPSPSENIYISPGSQWALNNMLKILVNSEASTRTGVLTPVPCHSTTTLSLEGLGAVIVPYYLSERQGWELQVEELKRSLEAAKGVCNPVALYVINPGNPSGHIQSRKSMQEVIRFVSEKRLFLLADEVYQECVYGENSEFVSYKRVLAEMGPPLSDTVELASFHSASKGYMGECGLRGGYVELVNLDPAVMIYIYKIFSKDSCAPVLGQMALDLMVNPPQPGDPSYPLYDEEKQHIRTALVHNVKKARAVLNSLPGFCCQPVEAGIFVFPRIHLPPKAIQKAKEVGLKPDTFYCTRLLEEAGVMVSPGCEYGQEEGTFHIRFCIMTPEDIMEEVLKRLTSFHTQFMEDFS